One Fusobacterium ulcerans DNA segment encodes these proteins:
- a CDS encoding AbrB family transcriptional regulator codes for MWFFITFFVGLIGAGIALKCKVPAGAMIGSLFAVAIFSIVTGKAYLPQSYKVIAQISTGAFIGARIKYNDIVELKKVFKPAVIMVILMALINFVMGYFLYKSSDMDMKTALFCTAPGGIMDMTLIAYDFGADTSKVAVMQMMRLVSVMCLIPVLIKGVIRYYKAKSPADNIDTAKTAEEKVIKNEKEKTPFMVNFKKIAITMIIGTISGFIGYFAGIPAGAMSVSMAGVAAYNIKSNKAFMPIKLRQFIQVLGGALIGAKMTMGDLLGLKTIAVPVLIVISGFCLMNLILGIMVYKISDFNIPTSMFSAAPGGISDIAIIAGELGADTPKVAVMQFIRLVSVIAFYPILIKIIIQYF; via the coding sequence TTGTGGTTTTTTATTACTTTTTTCGTTGGTTTAATAGGAGCTGGTATTGCTTTAAAATGCAAAGTTCCTGCTGGGGCTATGATAGGTTCATTGTTTGCAGTTGCTATTTTCAGTATTGTTACTGGAAAGGCTTATCTTCCACAAAGTTATAAGGTGATAGCTCAAATATCTACTGGGGCATTTATAGGGGCGCGTATTAAATACAATGATATTGTTGAGCTGAAAAAGGTTTTCAAACCTGCTGTTATAATGGTAATTCTTATGGCTCTCATTAATTTTGTAATGGGATATTTCCTCTACAAATCATCTGATATGGATATGAAGACAGCTCTTTTCTGTACTGCTCCTGGGGGAATAATGGACATGACATTGATAGCATATGACTTTGGAGCTGATACATCTAAAGTTGCTGTTATGCAGATGATGCGTCTGGTTTCTGTTATGTGCCTTATCCCTGTTCTAATAAAAGGAGTTATCAGATATTACAAGGCTAAATCTCCTGCTGATAATATTGATACAGCAAAAACAGCTGAAGAGAAAGTTATCAAGAATGAAAAGGAAAAAACTCCTTTTATGGTAAATTTCAAGAAAATAGCTATAACAATGATAATTGGAACTATCTCTGGTTTTATTGGATATTTTGCTGGAATCCCTGCTGGAGCTATGAGTGTGTCTATGGCTGGAGTAGCAGCATATAATATAAAAAGCAATAAAGCTTTTATGCCAATAAAATTAAGACAGTTTATTCAGGTATTAGGAGGAGCTTTAATTGGGGCTAAAATGACAATGGGTGATCTTCTTGGATTAAAAACAATTGCAGTTCCTGTGCTTATAGTTATCAGTGGTTTCTGCCTTATGAATCTTATACTTGGGATAATGGTATACAAGATAAGCGATTTTAATATTCCCACATCTATGTTCTCAGCTGCTCCTGGAGGAATATCAGATATAGCTATAATAGCTGGTGAGTTAGGAGCTGATACTCCTAAGGTTGCTGTTATGCAGTTTATCAGATTAGTATCTGTTATTGCTTTCTATCCTATTTTGATTAAAATTATAATTCAATATTTCTAA